Proteins from a single region of Pseudomonas quebecensis:
- a CDS encoding substrate-binding periplasmic protein, whose protein sequence is MDVRRWLLTLLCTAATLLQAQDAPVVPSKVTLASEAWDGYTNADGSGLAWDVMRKVFEPAGLQVQPRTEPYTRAVGLAQRGEVDGWVGSYRDEVTGVLYPRWHYDSDPIYALGLATSPAPSLATLGRYRLAWVHGYKYEAYLPNVRRFNQIHRRDGILPMLQYGRADFYIDALTEAREVLSQAQDPATFRLTHLTQLPLYVGFADNERGRDLRAVFDRRMDALVKSGELKPIFQHWKQPYPF, encoded by the coding sequence ATGGATGTACGCCGCTGGCTGCTGACACTGCTGTGCACTGCTGCGACGTTGTTGCAGGCGCAGGACGCTCCGGTGGTGCCCTCCAAGGTCACGCTGGCCAGTGAGGCCTGGGACGGCTACACCAACGCCGATGGCAGCGGCCTGGCGTGGGATGTGATGCGCAAGGTATTCGAACCGGCGGGTTTGCAAGTACAGCCCCGCACCGAGCCCTACACCCGAGCGGTTGGCCTGGCCCAGCGCGGCGAGGTGGATGGCTGGGTCGGTTCTTACCGCGACGAGGTCACCGGCGTGCTGTACCCGCGCTGGCATTACGATTCGGACCCCATCTACGCCCTCGGCCTGGCGACCTCGCCCGCACCGAGCCTGGCCACGCTGGGGCGTTATCGCCTGGCCTGGGTGCATGGCTACAAATACGAGGCATACTTGCCGAATGTGCGACGTTTCAACCAGATACATCGGCGTGACGGCATCCTGCCGATGCTTCAGTACGGCCGGGCTGATTTCTACATTGATGCGCTCACCGAAGCCCGCGAAGTCCTGAGTCAGGCGCAGGACCCGGCCACCTTTCGGCTTACACACCTGACCCAGCTGCCGCTCTACGTGGGTTTTGCCGACAACGAGCGGGGGCGGGACCTGCGGGCAGTGTTTGATCGGCGTATGGATGCGCTGGTGAAGAGCGGCGAACTCAAGCCGATTTTTCAACACTGGAAACAGCCGTATCCGTTCTGA
- the ribBA gene encoding bifunctional 3,4-dihydroxy-2-butanone-4-phosphate synthase/GTP cyclohydrolase II: MALNSIEELVEDIRQGKMVILMDDEDRENEGDIIMAAEACKAEHINFMAKHARGLICMPMSRERCELLKLPLMAPRNGSGFGTKFTVSIEATTGVTTGISAADRARTVQAAAAKDAKAEDIVSPGHIFPLMAQPGGTLARAGHTEAACDLARMAGFEPSGVICEVMNDDGTMARRVELEAFAAEHNLKIGTIADLIHYRMIHERTVQRIAEQPLDSELGQFNLVTYRDSVEGDVHMALTLGTICAEEPTLVRVHNMDPLRDLLMVKQPGRWSLRAAMAAVSEAGSGVVLLLGNPVDGDVLLAHIRETAEHTQVKTPTTYSIVGAGSQILRDLGVRKMRLMSAPMKFNAISGFDLEVVEYVPSE; encoded by the coding sequence GTGGCGCTCAATAGCATCGAAGAACTGGTTGAAGACATCCGCCAAGGCAAGATGGTCATCCTGATGGATGACGAAGACCGCGAGAACGAAGGCGACATCATCATGGCTGCCGAGGCTTGCAAGGCCGAGCACATCAATTTCATGGCCAAGCACGCTCGCGGCCTGATCTGCATGCCTATGAGCCGCGAGCGCTGCGAACTGCTCAAGCTGCCGTTGATGGCGCCGCGCAACGGCTCGGGTTTCGGCACCAAGTTCACCGTATCCATTGAGGCCACCACCGGCGTCACCACCGGCATCTCCGCCGCCGACCGCGCACGCACGGTGCAGGCCGCCGCCGCCAAGGACGCCAAGGCTGAAGACATCGTCAGCCCCGGCCACATCTTCCCGTTGATGGCCCAGCCCGGCGGCACCCTGGCCCGCGCCGGTCACACCGAAGCCGCCTGCGACCTGGCGCGCATGGCCGGGTTCGAGCCCAGCGGTGTGATCTGCGAAGTGATGAACGACGACGGCACCATGGCCCGTCGTGTCGAACTCGAAGCATTTGCCGCCGAGCACAACCTCAAGATCGGCACCATCGCCGACCTGATTCACTATCGAATGATTCACGAACGTACCGTTCAGCGGATTGCCGAGCAGCCGCTGGACAGCGAACTGGGCCAATTCAACCTGGTGACCTACCGTGATTCGGTGGAAGGCGACGTGCATATGGCCCTGACCCTGGGCACCATTTGCGCTGAAGAGCCGACCCTGGTGCGCGTGCACAACATGGACCCGCTGCGCGACCTGTTGATGGTCAAGCAACCCGGCCGCTGGAGCCTGCGCGCCGCCATGGCCGCGGTTTCCGAGGCCGGCAGTGGCGTGGTGCTGTTGCTGGGCAACCCGGTGGATGGCGATGTCCTGCTCGCGCATATCCGCGAAACCGCCGAGCACACCCAGGTGAAAACGCCGACCACCTACAGCATCGTCGGTGCCGGTTCGCAGATCCTGCGTGACCTGGGTGTGCGCAAAATGCGCTTGATGAGCGCACCGATGAAATTTAATGCGATATCCGGTTTCGATCTGGAAGTTGTAGAATATGTGCCCTCCGAATAA
- the nusB gene encoding transcription antitermination factor NusB translates to MISDESDQFNPQDPRPADAGKPSKSEKRRKARQLATQALYQRHLAGAALNEIEAQFRVDNDFTFADQSYFHDILHGVHANLTEIDTALAPCLDLTIEELDPVELCVMRLSTWELLKRVDVPYRVVINEGIELAKVYGSTDGHKFVNGVLDKLAPRLREAEVKEHKR, encoded by the coding sequence GTGATTTCCGACGAGAGCGATCAGTTCAACCCTCAGGACCCACGCCCTGCGGATGCCGGCAAGCCGTCCAAGAGCGAGAAGCGTCGCAAGGCGCGTCAACTCGCGACCCAGGCGCTGTATCAGCGTCACCTGGCAGGCGCTGCGCTGAACGAAATCGAAGCGCAGTTTCGCGTCGATAACGACTTTACCTTCGCCGATCAGAGTTACTTCCACGACATCCTGCACGGCGTTCACGCCAACCTGACCGAGATCGACACGGCCCTCGCACCTTGCCTGGACCTGACGATCGAGGAACTGGACCCGGTTGAACTGTGCGTGATGCGCCTGTCCACCTGGGAACTGCTCAAGCGCGTCGATGTGCCGTACCGCGTGGTGATCAACGAAGGTATCGAGTTGGCGAAAGTCTATGGTTCGACCGACGGTCACAAGTTCGTCAACGGCGTGCTCGACAAATTGGCCCCGCGCCTGCGCGAAGCCGAAGTGAAGGAACACAAGCGCTGA
- the ribH gene encoding 6,7-dimethyl-8-ribityllumazine synthase codes for MTLKTIEGTFIAPKGRYALVVGRFNSFVVESLVSGAVDALVRHGVSESDITIIRAPGAFEIPLVAQKVAQQAEYAAIIALGAVIRGGTPHFEYVAGECTKGLAQVSMEFGVPVAFGVLTVDSIEQAIERSGTKAGNKGAEAALSALEMVSLLSQLEAK; via the coding sequence ATGACCCTGAAGACCATCGAAGGTACCTTCATCGCCCCCAAAGGCCGCTATGCCCTGGTGGTTGGCCGCTTCAACAGCTTCGTGGTTGAAAGCCTGGTAAGCGGTGCCGTGGACGCCCTGGTTCGCCACGGTGTGAGCGAGAGCGATATCACGATCATCCGCGCCCCTGGCGCCTTCGAGATTCCGCTGGTTGCGCAAAAAGTCGCCCAACAGGCCGAATACGCCGCCATCATCGCCCTGGGCGCGGTCATTCGGGGCGGCACGCCGCACTTCGAATACGTGGCCGGCGAATGCACCAAGGGCCTGGCCCAGGTGTCCATGGAGTTCGGCGTGCCGGTTGCGTTCGGCGTGCTGACCGTGGACTCCATCGAACAAGCCATCGAGCGCTCCGGCACCAAGGCCGGTAACAAAGGCGCCGAAGCGGCCCTGTCCGCCCTGGAAATGGTCAGCCTGCTGTCGCAGTTGGAGGCCAAGTGA
- the thiL gene encoding thiamine-phosphate kinase, giving the protein MGEFELIRTYFAAAPCAQGGEGIALGIGDDCALLALPPGEQLAISTDTLVAGVHFADPCDPFLLGQRSLAVAVSDLAAMGAHPLAFTLALTTPTVDADWLQRYAQGLNAMAQHCGVGLVGGDTTRGPLSLTLTVFGRVPAGQALTRSGAQPGDLLCVGGELGNAAGALPLVLGQRSADAGVAEPLLAHYWSPQPQLALGLALRGKATAAMDISDGLLADCGHIAKASAVSLLIERQALPLSKALLAFVGDEQARVAALSGGDDYVLAFTLPPAELAPLLAGGWPIHVIGRVEAGQGVTLLDAGGQDITPAVRGYQHFRETP; this is encoded by the coding sequence ATGGGCGAGTTTGAGCTGATCCGCACCTACTTCGCCGCCGCGCCTTGTGCGCAGGGCGGTGAAGGCATAGCCCTGGGGATCGGCGACGACTGCGCCTTGCTGGCGCTGCCCCCTGGGGAGCAACTGGCGATCTCCACCGATACTCTGGTGGCCGGCGTGCATTTTGCCGACCCCTGCGATCCATTCCTGCTCGGCCAGCGCTCGCTGGCCGTGGCGGTGAGCGACCTGGCCGCCATGGGCGCCCACCCGCTCGCCTTTACCCTTGCACTCACCACTCCGACCGTCGATGCCGATTGGCTGCAACGCTATGCCCAGGGTTTGAACGCCATGGCGCAACACTGCGGTGTGGGCCTGGTAGGCGGCGACACCACGCGCGGGCCACTGAGCCTGACCCTCACGGTGTTTGGCCGTGTGCCGGCGGGGCAGGCCCTGACCCGCAGCGGCGCGCAGCCAGGAGACCTGTTATGTGTGGGCGGCGAACTGGGCAACGCCGCTGGCGCTTTGCCGCTGGTGCTGGGCCAACGCAGCGCCGATGCTGGCGTTGCCGAGCCGCTGCTGGCCCATTACTGGTCACCACAACCGCAACTGGCCCTGGGGTTGGCGCTGCGCGGTAAGGCCACGGCTGCGATGGATATCTCCGACGGGTTGTTGGCCGATTGTGGGCATATCGCCAAGGCTTCGGCTGTCAGCCTGCTGATTGAGCGCCAGGCGCTGCCTTTGTCCAAGGCGTTGCTGGCGTTCGTGGGGGACGAGCAGGCGCGGGTGGCCGCCCTGAGTGGGGGCGACGACTACGTGCTGGCCTTCACCCTGCCACCCGCCGAGCTGGCGCCGTTGCTGGCCGGTGGCTGGCCGATTCATGTGATCGGCCGGGTCGAGGCAGGGCAGGGCGTGACGCTGCTTGATGCCGGCGGCCAGGACATCACACCAGCCGTCCGCGGTTACCAGCATTTTCGCGAGACGCCCTGA
- a CDS encoding riboflavin synthase: MFTGIIESIGSIRAMTPKGGDVRLLVETGKLDLGDVKLGDSIAVSGVCLTVIELPGNGFAADVSRETLDCTAMSDLKAGSPVNLEKALTPTTRLGGHLVSGHVDGVGEVISRSENARAVEFRIRAPKELAKYIAHKGSITVDGTSLTVNAVNGAEFALTIIPHTLSETIMAAYQPGRRVNLEVDLLARYLERLLLGEKAAEPTAGNITESFLAANGYLKS; this comes from the coding sequence ATGTTCACCGGCATTATCGAATCCATCGGCAGCATCCGCGCCATGACCCCCAAGGGCGGCGACGTTCGGCTGCTGGTTGAAACCGGCAAGCTCGACCTGGGCGACGTCAAGCTGGGCGACAGCATCGCCGTCAGCGGCGTGTGCCTGACCGTCATCGAGTTGCCGGGCAACGGCTTTGCCGCCGACGTCAGCCGGGAAACCCTGGACTGCACGGCGATGAGCGACCTCAAGGCCGGCAGCCCGGTTAACCTGGAAAAAGCCCTCACGCCGACCACCCGCCTGGGCGGCCACCTGGTCAGCGGCCACGTCGACGGCGTTGGCGAAGTAATATCGCGCAGCGAAAACGCGCGGGCGGTGGAATTCCGCATCCGCGCGCCAAAAGAATTGGCCAAGTACATCGCGCACAAAGGCTCGATCACCGTCGACGGCACCAGCCTGACCGTGAACGCCGTCAATGGCGCAGAATTCGCGTTGACCATCATCCCGCACACCCTGAGCGAAACCATCATGGCCGCGTACCAGCCGGGCCGCCGGGTGAATCTGGAAGTGGACTTGCTTGCCCGTTACCTGGAGCGCCTGTTGCTGGGCGAAAAGGCCGCAGAGCCGACTGCCGGGAATATCACTGAAAGTTTTCTGGCCGCTAACGGCTACCTGAAATCCTGA